The Fluviispira sanaruensis sequence TACGGCACATCATTTAATTCGAAAAGAAACGTATGAGAAATTGTTTTTTCTAAAGGATTTCTTCCGGCATAATCAAAAGTTCCTTCTTTTTTATAATATTGCCTTAATTTTTCTGGAGAAATATGAAGTCCTGTTTCTTCTATTAAAGCTCTTGCAACACACTCAAAATAAGATTCATTTTCTTTTGGAGTAGCCTCCGGCAGCGAGTATAAATTTTGTGAAAATATTTCTTTTCTTTTAACAAATAAAAAATAACCACCACATGCTATAATTGCATTACAAACCGTTTTTTCTGGGTCTCTTTTCAAATGTAACTTTAATGACTCAAATGCATTAAATTTGGCTTTTAATATTTTATAGTCCTCAGTCCTTTTATATTTTTTTAAATGAGGAATAACTCCTTCCGGGATATGCTCATATAATGTCTTTATCTTGTCTCTTAAAAAATAACTCATGCGAAAATCAGTGGCATTAATTCCTTTGTAATTACCTGTCTCCATAAATTTCCAATTTGGAAAAAGTCGTAAATAATACGAAGAAGAATCTTTTTCATGCCCTATTATTGCGATTGATTTGCCAGATCCAACCTTCTTTTCTACTTCATTTATAATATTACTTTTCCAAATATCTTCATTATAAAGTCTATCCCGAATACAGATAAATTGAATTTTCTTTAATTGTGCTTGCGAAAGAGCAGATTGAATCATTGCAATTCTCTCTTCAGCAAGCCATGGGCCTCGGATCGAAGCTGACATTCGATAACTGCCTAAAATTATAATAAGTTGATGGGCGTTCTGCAAAGCAATCCGTACACTATTTACATGTCCCTTATGAAAAGGCTGAAAACGACCAATAAACACTGCAGCATCAAATTTAAATGATTTTTGCTTTACCATGAAAACTCCTCTCTCAGTCCAATATATTAACACTTAGCGTATTAAATTTAGGAGTGCTAGTGCTTGACACTTATATACAACAGTAATACAGTCCTGCCATCATTCGTTTGTCTACGAATGCCGTATTTCTAATCATAAGAAGGAATTCTGTCATGAAGATTGCTTCAACAAAAAAATGGGCACTTGTTGCAGCCCTCGCATGTTCCCCTGTGATCTCGCTTGCAGCAAATGCAACGACACCCATCCCTCAAACTGCAAAGAAAAGTACAGTGACCTTCAAAAACGACGAAGAAAAAGCAGGATATATTATTGGCCATCAGTTTTCATCCAGTATCAATGGATCGGATTTCAAAATTGACAAAAAGGCTTTGCTCAAAGCTTTTGAAGAAGGCCTAAATGGCAAAAAGTCTGAATTGAGTGAAAAAGAATCCCAAGAATTCATGCAAAAATATTTAACTGAACAACAAAAACTGATTGGTGATAAAAACCAAAAAGCAGGCGAAGATTTCTTAAATAAGAATAAGAAAGAAAAAGGTATTGTCACACTCCCAAGCGGTCTACAATACAAGATTGTTTCCGAAGGAAAAGGTGGAAAGCCAAAATTAACAGACACTGTGACTGTTAATTACGAAGGAACCTTAATCAATGGTAAGGTTTTTGATAGCTCCTATGAACGTGGTCAGCCTGCAACATTCCCAGTCAACGGCGTTATAAAAGGCTGGACAGAAGCTCTCCAACTTATGCCAGAAGGCTCCACTTGGATGCTCTATATTCCAGCTTCTCTTGCATATGGCGCACAATCTCCATCTCCAAATATTGGGCCAAACTCTACACTTGTTTTCAAAGTGAATCTCGTTTCTATAGCTAAACCTGCAGCACAGGCGCCAGCAAAAGAAAATGAAAATGTAAAAAAATAAATTAATATTTAATTATTTTAAAAGGCATCCTGTTTAGGATGCCTTTTTTTATAAACATAGATAAAATGAAACTTATTTTATAAATATAAATTGTTTTGCCGTGAATCTGAAATGAATTTAAAATCATTTCCGTAAGTATCATGTCCATCCAATGTTAACTTAAAGTAGACATCTGCGGAAACATGTGTGCAGCCATTACAATAACTTTGCGTAACCAATGCCAGGTCATTTTTCTGGAAAGAAGCTAAGCTAAAGTATGAACCATCTAAATTAATGCTATCTATAAGATTTGGTTTGTGTTTTAAGGAAATAAGATCGAGAACTTGAAATTTTCTACCGTATTTAAAGTTATAATTAATTCCTACATCATAGTTTTGGTTAGAGTTGTATTTCATACTTGGAGAATTATCATAAAACCCACGCACTAGATTAAAACTCTCACGATTGAACTTAAGTGGTTTTAGCCCTGTTGTATAATGCTCTCCAAATGTTGTATCTGTCATGGAAAAGCTGCTCAAACGATAGTGATAAAGATTTGGATAAACTTCAACTTTTGGAGAAACACGAACTACAGAGCGAGTCGATGCTGTGAATCCAAAACCAGTACTTTTTTCTTGCACGAGATGAAATAGATTTTCAGTTGGATAAATTATTTTATCTAAACTTTGGATTGTTAAATATCCATTGTCACTTGTCTGTATCGTTTTTATTTCACCCAATTTATTAATGTATTCAATTTTCCCACCTATGATAATGTTTTCACCTCCATTACTCGAAGTAAAAAACAATTTGTGATAATTATAGGAATCATTTGTAGGAGAATTCATACAACGGGAAAATTTATTTTTCATTTGGGAGACACTATATGTACTGCTATTATTTTCTTGCTCAATAAATAGATTTGTATTTCCTCTTCGAACAAAAACTTGTATGGCATCATAGACTTCCTTTTCATCTACTGTGATTTTTTTGTAGTTTTTGTCCGTGATGGAAAGGCTTGGAAAAAGAGGTATATTATGTTTACCATTTGCATACATTCTTTTTTCAGAACAAATAGTTCCCATATTTAGAGATGCATAAACTTCATCATACATGGATAAATCGAGCACATTTTTTGGAATGGTTTGGAATTTTATTTGATCTAATTTTATCAATTTTGAATCATTTCCATTATAATACGCTATTTTTATTTCATCTGACCCTTTTTGGTCATGACGTTGTGGGGAAAAAATAATTTTATACACGCAACTCTGGGAAGGAGAGAGCTCTTTATCACAAGAATTATTTAATATTTGTAAAGGATAAGTCAATGGCAGAGGTTCCACCCGAATATAATCGGAGGGACTTGTGTTGGTAATTGTTACTATCGCTTCACTTTTATCTCCTAAATGAGCATTTAGCTTCTGCGTAGAAATTAGATATGCTAAATTTGAAAGTCTGAGTAATTTATTTCTATTTTCTTTTTTTTCAGATTTTAAATCACTCGTTGTTTGAAAATTTTTTCTTGCATTTGCTAGTTTAGGTGCAAGGCTTTCAATCGGTGAAATGACATCCGCAGAGATTTGTACAGAATAAAAAATAGAAGAGATGATCATTAACTTTGGAAACAATTTTTGTCTAATGCTTACCATATATATATCCTTATTATATAATTGAACGACTTATATAAAATTTCAAAATTATTTCTATTTTTAAAAAGTTAACAGTTTTCCATATCCATCTCTCCTTTTTTACAAATTAAACTCATCTTATTAATTTCTTAATATGCACATCCTTTTCTAAGAATAAATATTCTAAATATTAATTTGGTTTCAATTGTTTACATATACTAACTCTTACATTACCATTTATATATTATAAAATAATTTTTCAAAATACAATTATAAATTTCAATAATTTTTAAAAATTTAATAATTATTTTTCAAAATAATCTCATACCCAATAAATACATTATCTTATAATAGAATTTACTCACCAATTACCCCAGACAAAACGAATTGCAAAATTTCTTTGAAAATCATATAGTCTGACGAAGATTTTAAATTGTTAACCAAACAGGAGCTAGTTTATATCTTTCGACAAGATTGTCAAAATAATATCAAAGAAAAGAGCTTAAAAATGTTTCATAAAACTTCTATAAGAATTATTTAAATTTTATTACAAGAAAGGAGAGATTTATGATAAAGATATTTAATAATTTCATATCTATAATTTGTGCAGCTATGACATCTCTAAGTGCTTCGGCCGAGTTGAGCACATTGCAAACGATCAAGATTTCAGCTCTGCATCCACAAAATTGGGGCTATATCTCTTCGAGTATTAAAATCAATGACAAAAATTGGATTCCATTTAATGAAGAGATCACGCTCCCTATTTCTATTGGCAATAAAATTGATCTGAATGTTTATGCTATGAATTCGAAATCAGATTTGGACTCGAGCTGTTTAAAAATAGAGATTAAGGAACAAAAAAAAATTCATTTGTTTTTTGAATTAAAACAGGATTGGAAAATTCATTGTTTCTTTGGTTACATAAAATAGAGAATTTGTTGAGTCATTTGCTCTGTTGTCACTGCTTTTTCTTTGTCAATGCATATATCCGATGTGCGATAACCAGCTTGCAGAGTTTTTTGTATTGCATTTTCTATACACTGAGCTTCCTCGACCAATTCAAAAGAATGCCTTAAGAGCATAGCGAGCGACATGATCTGCGCAATTGGATTTGCAATATTTTTGCTTGCAATGTCGGGAGCCGAACCACCCGAAGGTTCGTACAGAGCAAATCCATTTTCATTAAAACTTGCTGATGGCATAAGCCCTAAACTTCCAGGAAAGGCTGCTGCAGCATCGGAGAGAATATCACCGAATAAATTAGTTGTTACAATAACATCAAACTGCG is a genomic window containing:
- a CDS encoding NUDIX domain-containing protein, with product MVKQKSFKFDAAVFIGRFQPFHKGHVNSVRIALQNAHQLIIILGSYRMSASIRGPWLAEERIAMIQSALSQAQLKKIQFICIRDRLYNEDIWKSNIINEVEKKVGSGKSIAIIGHEKDSSSYYLRLFPNWKFMETGNYKGINATDFRMSYFLRDKIKTLYEHIPEGVIPHLKKYKRTEDYKILKAKFNAFESLKLHLKRDPEKTVCNAIIACGGYFLFVKRKEIFSQNLYSLPEATPKENESYFECVARALIEETGLHISPEKLRQYYKKEGTFDYAGRNPLEKTISHTFLFELNDVPYPKVTAGKNISQVEWVLYDDIYTNEHCFYSDFFQIIQWFLRNY
- a CDS encoding FKBP-type peptidyl-prolyl cis-trans isomerase, with translation MKIASTKKWALVAALACSPVISLAANATTPIPQTAKKSTVTFKNDEEKAGYIIGHQFSSSINGSDFKIDKKALLKAFEEGLNGKKSELSEKESQEFMQKYLTEQQKLIGDKNQKAGEDFLNKNKKEKGIVTLPSGLQYKIVSEGKGGKPKLTDTVTVNYEGTLINGKVFDSSYERGQPATFPVNGVIKGWTEALQLMPEGSTWMLYIPASLAYGAQSPSPNIGPNSTLVFKVNLVSIAKPAAQAPAKENENVKK